One window from the genome of Salvia miltiorrhiza cultivar Shanhuang (shh) chromosome 7, IMPLAD_Smil_shh, whole genome shotgun sequence encodes:
- the LOC130994527 gene encoding F-box/LRR-repeat protein 15-like, producing MGQSHPYHAFSLSRFQLQVGLRSLNLGICPKLSVLHIEAPEIVSLELKGCGVLSEALIDCPLLTSLDASFCSQLKDDCLSATASSCPLIESLVLMSCPSVGPDGLSSLHCLRSLTFLDLSYTFLVNLQPVFYSCVYLKVLKLQACKYLSDSSLEPLYKHNALPALCELDLSYGTLCQSAIEELLACCRHLTHVSLNGCVNMHDLDWSFQIKTLTLTSTFDGSHTTSTRESIVLSQEQGDRLLESLNCVGCPNIKKVVIPPTARCFHLSLLNRSIITKHQENIPIEHGNTTRSMPELETHL from the exons ATGGGCCAATCTCATCCTTATCACGCTTTCTCACTATCAAGATTTCAATTACAGGTTGGCCTTAGGTCCTTAAATTTGGGAATCTGCCCCAAATTAAGTGTACTCCATATTGAAGCTCCAGAGATCGTCTCGCTTGAACTGAAGGGCTGTGGAGTATTGTCTGAGGCATTAATTGATTGCCCTCTTCTGACATCTCTAGATGCTTCTTTCTGCAG CCAACTCAAGGATGATTGTTTATCTGCTACTGCTTCATCTTGTCCACTTATTGAATCCTTGGTCTTGATGTCGTGCCCCTCTGTTGGCCCTGATGGACTTTCGTCTTTACACTGTCTTCGGAGCCTGACCTTCCTTGACCTATCCTATACCTTTTTGGTCAATTTGCAGCCCGTTTTCTACTCCTGCGTGTATTTAAAG GTTCTAAAATTGCAAGCATGCAAGTACCTTAGCGATTCATCCTTGGAGCCTCTCTACAAACACAATGCTCTCCCAGCTCTGTGTGAGCTGGATTTGTCCTATGGTACACTTTGCCAGTCAGCGATAGAGGAGTTGCTTGCTTGTTGTCGGCATCTAACTCATGTCAGCTTGAATGGTTGTGTCAACATGCATGACTTGGATTGGAGCTTTCAAATCAAAACATTAACTTTGACAAGCACCTTTGATGGATCACACACCACCTCTACACGAGAAAGTATCGTGCTTTCTCAAGAGCAAGGTGACCGATTGCTGGAGAGCCTAAATTGTGTCGGTTGTCCAAACATCAAGAAAGTTGTAATTCCTCCCACAGCGAGATGTTTCCATCTATCATTACTAAATCGATCTATCATTACTAAACATCAAGAAA ATATTCCCATCGAGCATGGGAACACTACGCGCAGCATGCCCGAGCTTGAAACGCATCTTTAG